The genome window TGGGCAGCACCGAATGGGCGTCGATCTGGAGGCTACGTTTGAAAACTGCAGTGAAGGATGTTCAGGGGCGGCGGGCCGCGCGCCTCGACCTCGGCGCGCAGCGCGATGCGAACCTCGGCCGTGACCACGCGCGTGGGTTCCACGACGCTCTTCAGCACTGGCAGGAAGGCCGGAAGCTGCGGTGAAACATGGTCCGCGCTCTTGGAATCTGCCTGGCAGTGCGCCAGGCAGAGCGCACTCTGGTCAGTGCCTTGGTCGCTACCGCCAGCCGCCATATCGGCACAGGATTCGGTCATTGCCGCCGTCGTGCCGCTGCCTTCCACCTGATAGCGGCTACCGGTACAGGCGTACGCGGCCGCTGCCAGTTGGACTGTCAGAAACACAACGAGAAGGAGGCCGGCGAACCAGGGATGCCGGCGGACCGAGTGACGCAAGAGTTCTTTGCGGTGGGCGTGATAGTCGCAAGGATACTGTCTTTTGCGGGTAATGCAACCGGACCTTTCGCCCCGGGTCTTCTCGCAACGTGGCCCAAGTTTCCGAAGGATCGTGTCCTTGACCTTCCCACCGGGGCAAGGTCTATCGTTGAGTCATCGAACCCTGGATGCCATCCACCCCGCAGCTTGCTCAAGTTGCGTGTCCGAGACAACAGGGATTGAAGGTAAGGAGCACATCATGAATATTGGACAAGCCGCCGGCGCATCCGGCGTCTCGGCCAAGATGATCCGCTACTACGAAAGCGTTGGTCTTGTGACTTCAGCCGCACGCAGCGCGGGGAACTACCGGGTGTATGGTCAAGCTGACATTCATACCCTGCGCTTCATTGGGCGAGCGCGGGCGATGGGCTTCTCGATGGCCCAGATCCGCGAGTTGCTCGGGTTGTGGCAAAACAAACGGCGCGCGAGTGCAACGGTAAAGGCGATTGCGGAACAGCGAATCCAGGAGCTGGACGCCCGCATTGCCTCACTGTCCAGCATGCGTGACACGCTCCTGTACTTGTCGCGACATTGCGAAGGCGATGACCGCCCCGAATGC of Cupriavidus taiwanensis contains these proteins:
- the cueR gene encoding Cu(I)-responsive transcriptional regulator — its product is MNIGQAAGASGVSAKMIRYYESVGLVTSAARSAGNYRVYGQADIHTLRFIGRARAMGFSMAQIRELLGLWQNKRRASATVKAIAEQRIQELDARIASLSSMRDTLLYLSRHCEGDDRPECPILDEFSGEPPKHRAAVRATRQ